In one Rutidosis leptorrhynchoides isolate AG116_Rl617_1_P2 chromosome 8, CSIRO_AGI_Rlap_v1, whole genome shotgun sequence genomic region, the following are encoded:
- the LOC139864446 gene encoding uncharacterized protein, whose product MRVNEYTVDGQIDNRKRTFNKWVLDVGDGNVPASSKDGDYEPSWIKIPEEFIVKHGINPIETIVDTIFPDFASRQDDEDYLRERAILTPRNDDADAINKHMFKKLQGETMTFKSSDEICKGSTDSIEQQQSYPVEYLNKLDFPGVPPHKLKLKIGQPIMLL is encoded by the coding sequence ATGAGGGTGAACGAATACACTGTTGATGGCCAAATAGATAATCGAAAACGGACATTCAATAAATGGGTCCTAGACGTGGGAGATGGTAACGTGCCTGCATCATCTAAAGATGGAGATTATGAACCATCATGGATAAAGATTCCCGAGGAATTCATTGTAAAACACGGAATAAACCCAATTGAAACAATTGTTGATACCATTTTCCCAGATTTCGCTTCAAGGCAGGACGATGAAGACTATTTGCGAGAAAGGGCAATATTGACCCCCAGAAATGATGACGCAGATGCGATTAACAAGCACATGTTTAAGAAACTACAAGGTGAAACAATGACATTCAAAAGCTCGGATGAAATTTGCAAAGGCTCCACCGACAGCATCGAACAGCAACAATCATACCCGGTGGAATATTTAAACAAGCTCGATTTTCCTGGTGTGCCTCCTCACAAATTAAAGTTAAAAATAGGCCAGCCAATAATGTTGTTGTGA
- the LOC139864447 gene encoding uncharacterized protein: MFTQWFELNKQDPKARNLTYAKIPKEYIWNNDAKEWAPRKLRPSIGRIVYSNPAFGERYYLRMLLNIVKGPRSFEELRTVDGAQLRDLFVTMLLFYNITNPLKLWEQHWEDLADDILHKKRKIINFPDLTLTDSQIKNYCLVEIQGVLHKHEKSLSDFPSLPQPDESLLTQLDNRLIREELNYNIKEMKNLHDNLFRSLNTEQLALYERLIKAVTNQEGGLYFLYGPGGTGKTFLYNTILTKLRSEEMIALAVASSGIASLLLPGGRTAHSRFVIPLELMENSTCGIKQKTHLAALMHEARLIIWDEAPMTQRYAFEVLDKTLRDILGSKNEANRQKLFGGTPLKYWIKL, from the exons ATGTTCACACAATGGTTTGAGCTTAATAAACAAGATCCGAAAGCGCGGAACCTTACATACGCAAAAATCCCTAAAGAGTATATCTGGAATAATGATGCAAAAGAATGGGCCCCCAGAAAGCTAAGACCCTCAATTGGTCGTATTGTCTATTCAAATCCAGCGTTCGGTGAGCGTTACTATCTAAGAATGTTGTTAAACATTGTAAAGGGACCACGTTCATTTGAAGAACTCCGTACGGTTGATG GTGCGCAACTTCGCGATTTATTCGTAACCATGCTACTCTTTTACAATATAACAAACCCACTCAAACTATGGGAACAACACTGGGAAGATTTAGCCGACGACATTCTTCATAAAAAAAGAAAAATCATCAACTTCCCAGATTTGACCCTAACCGATTCTCAGATTAAAAATTACTGTTTGGTAGAAATACAGGGAGTTTTACATAAACACGAGAAGTCACTCTCTGATTTCCCATCTCTGCCACAGCCTGACGAATCTCTGCTAACTCAATTGGACAATCGCTTGATCCGAGAAGAGTTAAATTACAACATAAAGGAAATGAAGAACTTGCATGACAACCTGTTCAGGTCTCTTAACACTGAACAACTCGCACTATATGAGCGGCTAATCAAAGCGGTCACAAATCAGGAAGGCGGGCTGTATTTCTTATATGGCCCAGGTGGGACTGGGAAGACTTTTTTATACAATACTATTCTAACAAAACTCAGATCTGAGGAAATGATTGCGCTAGCAGTTGCATCATCAG GAATCGCTTCATTGTTACTACCCGGTGGGCGGACTGCACACAGTCGATTTGTTATCCCACTCGAACTGATGGAGAATAGCACCTGCGGTATAAAACAAAAAACGCATTTGGCGGCGCTAATGCACGAAGCGAGACTAATAATCTGGGATGAAGCACCTATGACTCAAAGGTATGCCTTTGAAGTATTGGATAAAACTCTAAGAGATATTTTAGGTTCTAAAAATGAGGCAAATAGACAAAAGTTATTTGGTGGTACGCCTTTGAAGTATTGGATAAAACTCTAA
- the LOC139864448 gene encoding uncharacterized protein — MAFSFLCLNCSGKEHHMHVKIPKWPYINLLINNPHALWETTNVPWAHTRYGPSQIVAKRPSKGAQPTLQEDGRSPRYAQLYFYDTQNEAANRMSAFLGGDSRETVDETLTNSLITMLDEFSAVAQAFRMARDWASNNTSVDCTLRLLAKISNSRQYNAPNVGEVAALITSDFGHCNSSHDIIVQQRNCAPQRISELHQLYMALQYPLLFPYGETGYHENIPYHCNSGRRKTSRGYITMREFYCYRIQQRENEGTTLLRGGWLFQQYLVDAYTAVEEQRLKYLRNHQNELCTDLYNNVCDAVTRGDTKAASIGKRIILPSLHTGSPRYMLQNYQDAMALCREFDNPNLFITFTSNPKWPEIEGIHIIEFQKRGLPHVHILIWLTCAYKCKTPEDINDLISAEIPSEKHDPDGYKAVTEFMLHDPCGRQHKVAPCMIDNQCSKHFPKPYYSETIIDEDGYANYRRRNNGVNVKKGKTTLDNSFIVPYNRYMLIRYNAHINVEWCNRSRAIKYLFKYLNKGPDRATIVIQENVLPAQNSSDILKKLLTSMKSRIIWIAAIYLRAKLYGDYFLTTSTSLSRP, encoded by the exons ATGGCATTCAGCTTTCTTTGCTTAAATTGCAGTGGGAAGGAGCACCATATGCATGTCAAAATTCCTAAATGGCCCTATATCAATCTACTCATCAACAACCCTCACGCGTTATGGGAAACCACAAATGTACCATGGGCTCAT ACACGATACGGCCCGTCTCAGATCGTTGCAAAAAGACCATCCAAAGGCGCGCAGCCAACTCTTCAG GAGGACGGACGATCACCAAGGTATGCACAGCTATATTTTTATGACACACAGAATGAGGCTGCAAACCGCATGTCGGCTTTTTTAGGAGGTGATTCGAGAGAGACAGTAGACGAAACCTTAACTAATAGCTTGATTACCATGCTCGATGAATTTAGTGCGGTCGCACAGGCATTTCGTATGGCACGTGATTGGGCCAGTAACAATACATCCGTCGACTGCACACTTCGATTGCTTGCAAAAATATCAAACTCCCGTCAGTATAACGCACCAAACGTTGGTGAGGTGGCAGCTCTTATCACTAGCGACTTTGGTCACTGTAATTCTTCACATGATATTATTGTACAACAACGCAACTGCGCACCCCAAAGAATCTCTGAGCTCCATCAATTATATATGGCATTACAGTACCCATTACTCTTCCCATATGGTGAAACTGGCTATCATGAAAACATACCCTACCATTGTAACAGTGGAAGGAGGAAAACTTCACGGGGTTACATCACCATGCGAGAATTTTACTGCTACAGAATTCAGCAACGGGAAAACGAAGGTACGACCCTACTTAGGGGTGGGTGGTTATTCCAACAATACTTGGTTGACGCTTATACAGCAGTCGAAGAACAAAGGCTTAAGTATTTGAGAAATCACCAAAACGAACTGTGCACCGATCTATACAACAACGTATGCGATGCGGTAACAAGGGGCGACACCAAAGCCGCTTCAATTGGAAAACGAATAATTTTACCATCCTTACACACAGGCAGTCCACGCTACATGCTTCAAAACTACCAAGATGCTATGGCTTTGTGTCGTGAATTCGATAACCCGAACTTATTCATTACCTTCACTTCTAACCCAAAATGGCCAGAAATAGAAG GTATACATATTATTGAATTCCAAAAACGTGGGTTGCCGCATGTCCATATCTTAATTTGGTTAACCTGTGCATACAAATGCAAGACACCAGAAGACATCAATGATCTCATATCGGCCGAAATTCCTAGCGAGAAACATGATCCCGATGGATACAAGGCTGTCACAGAGTTCATGTTACACGACCCATGCGGTCGTCAACACAAAGTTGCCCCATGTATGATTGATAACCAATGCTCAAAACATTTCCCTAAGCCATATTATTCCGAGACCATAATCGATGAAGACGGGTACGCTAACTATAGACGACGCAACAACGGTGTCAATGTTAAAAAAGGTAAAACAACACTAGACAACAGTTTTATCGTGCCCTACAATAGATATATGTTGATCAGATACAACGCACATATCAATGTCGAGTGGTGTAATAGATCTCGAGCGATTAAGTATCTATTCAAATACTTAAATAAAGGGCCAGATCGAGCCACAATCGTCATACAAGAAAACGTATTACCCGCACAAAACTCATCAGACATCCTGAAAAAATTATTGACGTCGATGAAATCAAGAATTATTTGGATTGCCGCTATTTATCTCCGTGCGAAGCTGTATGGAGATTATTTTCTTACGACATCCACTTCTCTAAGCCGTCCGTGA